One Pygocentrus nattereri isolate fPygNat1 chromosome 23, fPygNat1.pri, whole genome shotgun sequence genomic window carries:
- the LOC108417435 gene encoding histone H1-like isoform X1, which translates to MAEAAPAPAAAAPAKAPKKKRAAQPKKAGPSVGELIVKAVSQSKERSGVSLAALKKALAAGGYDVDKNKSRVKIAVKSLVTKGTLVQTKGTGASGSFKLNKKPAEPKKKPAKKAAPKAKKAAAKKPAAAKKPKKVAAKKPAAAKKSPKKAKKPAAAKKVAKSPKKAKKPAAPKKAAKSPKKAKAVKPKAAKPKAAKKAAPKKK; encoded by the coding sequence ATGGCAGAAGCCGCTCCCGCTCCAGCCGCCGCCGCGCCGGCCAAAGCTCCCAAGAAGAAGCGCGCCGCCCAGCCCAAGAAAGCCGGCCCCAGCGTCGGCGAGCTCATCGTCAAGGCTGTTTCGCAGTCCAAGGAGAGGAGCGGCGTGTCTCTCGCCGCCCTCAAGAAAGCTCTGGCCGCCGGCGGCTACGACGTGGACAAGAACAAGTCCCGCGTCAAGATCGCCGTCAAGAGCCTCGTGACGAAGGGCACTCTGGTGCAGACCAAAGGCACCGGCGCCTCGGGCTCCTTCAAGCTCAACAAGAAACCAGCCGAGCCCAAGAAGAAGCCGGCAAAGAAAGCCGCGCCAAAAGCCAAGAAGGCGGCCGCCAAGAAGCCCGCCGCTGCTAAGAAGCCCAAGAAGGTAGCAGCGAAGAAGCCCGCGGCCGCTAAGAAATCGCCGAAGAAAGCCAAGAAGCCGGCGGCCGCCAAGAAAGTCGCCAAGTCTCCCAAGAAAGCCAAGAAGCCCGCGGCCCCGAAGAAGGCGGCCAAGAGCCCGAAGAAAGCGAAGGCGGTCAAACCCAAAGCTGCCAAGCCCAAGGCGGCGAAAAAGGCCGCCCCCAAGAAGAAGTGA
- the LOC108417435 gene encoding histone H1-like isoform X2 produces the protein MAEAAPAPAAAAPAKAPKKKRAAQPKKAGPSVGELIVKAVSQSKERSGVSLAALKKALAAGGYDVDKNKSRVKIAVKSLVTKGTLVQTKGTGASGSFKLNKKPAEPKKKPAKKAAPKAKKAAAKKPAAAKKPKKVAAKKPAAAKKSPKKAKKPAAAKKVAKSPKKAKKPAAPKKAAKSPKKAKAVKPKAAKPKAAKKAAPKKK, from the coding sequence ATGGCAGAAGCCGCTCCCGCTCCAGCCGCCGCCGCGCCGGCCAAAGCTCCCAAGAAGAAGCGCGCCGCCCAGCCCAAGAAAGCCGGCCCCAGCGTCGGCGAGCTCATCGTCAAGGCTGTTTCGCAGTCCAAGGAGAGGAGCGGCGTGTCTCTCGCCGCCCTCAAGAAAGCTCTGGCCGCCGGCGGCTACGACGTGGACAAGAACAAGTCCCGCGTCAAGATCGCCGTCAAGAGCCTCGTGACGAAGGGCACTCTGGTGCAGACCAAAGGCACCGGCGCCTCGGGCTCCTTCAAGCTCAACAAGAAACCAGCCGAGCCCAAGAAGAAGCCGGCAAAGAAAGCCGCGCCAAAAGCCAAGAAGGCGGCCGCCAAGAAGCCCGCCGCTGCTAAGAAGCCCAAGAAGGTAGCAGCGAAGAAGCCCGCGGCCGCTAAGAAATCGCCGAAGAAAGCCAAGAAGCCGGCGGCCGCCAAGAAAGTCGCCAAGTCTCCCAAGAAAGCCAAGAAGCCCGCGGCCCCGAAGAAGGCGGCCAAGAGCCCGAAGAAAGCGAAG
- the LOC119262247 gene encoding histone H2B-like: MPEPAKSAPKKGSKKAVTKTAGKGGKKRRKTRKESYAIYVYKVLKQVHPDTGISSKAMGIMNSFVNDIFERIAGESSRLAHYNKRSTITSREIQTAVRLLLPGELAKHAVSEGTKAVTKYTSSK; the protein is encoded by the coding sequence ATGCCTGAACCCGCCAAGTCCGCCCCGAAGAAGGGATCGAAGAAAGCCGTGACCAAGACGGCCGGCAAGGGAGGAAAGAAGCGCAGAAAGACCAGGAAGGAGAGCTACGCCATCTACGTGTACAAGGTGCTGAAGCAGGTCCACCCCGACACCGGCATTTCGTCCAAGGCGATGGGCATCATGAACTCGTTCGTCAACGACATCTTCGAGCGCATCGCCGGGGAGTCGTCCCGTCTGGCTCATTACAACAAACGCTCCACCATCACGTCCAGGGAGATCCAGACCGCCGTGCGCCTGCTTCTTCCCGGCGAGCTGGCCAAGCACGCCGTGTCCGAGGGCACCAAGGCCGTCACCAAGTACACCAGCTCCAAGTAA